The genomic interval ACTCGGAAGAGGAGAAACAGTACGGCTTACGTGCGGACGTCAGCCTGAGCGCAGCCATCAAGGCCTGGGGGGAAGCCCTGGAAGCGGCCGGACGCTCGATCCACACCGTCAAAGCCTTCACCGGCGATCTGCGTCTGGCGGCGAAGTACGTCGGCGCGGGAACGGCGATCGCCGACATCGGCACGCACGACTTGCTCAACTTCCTGGATTGGATGCTCAACAAGCGCGGCGTCTCTTGCAGTCCGAAAACCTACGCGCGCCGGATTACCTCGATAAAGTCGTTCTTCCGCTGGCTCGAGGAAACGGGCGTCATCCGCGAAGATCCGGCCGCCCCCGTACCGCAGCAATCGGTGCTCAGCCCCTTGCCGGACGTGCTCACGCCGGATGAACTGGATGAAGTGCTCGAAGCCGCCGGGGCGATGCGCCACGCCGAAAAGCCGGACGCACGACCCTACACCCTCCTGGCGCTGCTGCTCGAGACGGGGATCAAGAAAAGCGAATGCCTCAACATCCATCTCAATCACATCGATCCCAAAGCGGTGGATGGGCCGATCCTCTTCGTGCGCTACGGGGACGTGCGCAAACGTTACAAGGAGCGCAAGCTCGAACTTAGCCACGAATGGATCAGCACCTATCAGGAATACCTGCGGCAGTACGATCCCAAGGAGAAACTCTTCCCCTGGTCGCCCCGGCGCCTGGAATACCTGCTCGAAGACGTCGGCGAGGCGGCCGGCCTGGACAAACATCTTTCATTCGACATGTGCCGCTGGACCGCCGCCCTGCGCGATTACCAATCGGGTTTGGACAAGGATCGCATCCGCCAGAAATTGGGGGTTTCGAAAATTCAGTTCCGCGAGGTGGGCAATAAATTACATCGCCTGGCGGAGTCTGAGGGCTGGGTTATAGAAGGGTAATCATATAGCTATAAATTTCGTAATTCACGAATATAAAAATGTTGTCGAAATCGGCAGCATTTTCCATCCAATATAATAATCAATTTACCCCTCGTTTGATATCCTACATCATCTTCACCACGATGTCCCCGATCACATTTGCGGCGGCGTCGCCCCGGTCGGCGGCGTTCGACAGGTGACGGTAGACCTCGCGCAATTTGAGCATTTCGACCACGTGTTCGATGTCGCGCGGCATGCGGAAGAGGTCGGCAATGGCCTCGCGGTACACCGTCTCGACGCGATTTTCCAGGGCCTTCGCCCGCACGGCGTGGTCGTTGGCCACGTTGGGGTGGTCCTCGATGCGCTCCACCGCCAGACACAGTTCCCGCGCCGCTTGTGATAGCAGCGACACGATGCGCTCCAAATAGGTGTTGGGCTTGACGTCGAGCAGGTGCATCTCCTCGATGGTCGATTCGGCGTAATCCAGCACGTCGTCGACGGTCAGCGAGAGCGCAAAGATGTCCTCACGGTCGATGGGCGTGACGAAAGTGCGGTTGAGTTCGTCGATCAAAATACGCCGCACTTCGTCGGCTTCCTTCTCGATCAAGGTCAGTTTTTCGGCGAGTGCCTCGTTGGGTTGTTTGAGATACTCCAGCAAAGTCTCGATGCCTTCGACGGCGAACTCGGACTGCTTGAGGATCAATTTCACGAAGCGATCGCGTTTCTTCTTCCTGGAAAAGATTCCCATCTGCCCCTTCCTTTGGATGTATTATAGCCTCAAATCTACGATCTCCGCTTCCCTGCCCACCGTTTCGCGCAGCATCCCCGGCCGTTTACAGGCAACATCGCTTGACAGCGCGCGCGCTTGCCAGGACAATATGCCCATGGACCTACCCGAAGGGTATAAATCCGGTTTCGTCGCCGTTGCGGGCCGTCCCAACGTGGGTAAATCCACGTTGATCAACGCCTACCTGGGCCAGATGGTGGCCGCAGTGTCGCCCAAACCGCAAACCACGCAGCGCCGCCAATT from Anaerolineales bacterium carries:
- a CDS encoding DUF47 family protein codes for the protein MGIFSRKKKRDRFVKLILKQSEFAVEGIETLLEYLKQPNEALAEKLTLIEKEADEVRRILIDELNRTFVTPIDREDIFALSLTVDDVLDYAESTIEEMHLLDVKPNTYLERIVSLLSQAARELCLAVERIEDHPNVANDHAVRAKALENRVETVYREAIADLFRMPRDIEHVVEMLKLREVYRHLSNAADRGDAAANVIGDIVVKMM
- a CDS encoding tyrosine-type recombinase/integrase, which gives rise to MTDLPETLPLFSQEPSDSEEEKQYGLRADVSLSAAIKAWGEALEAAGRSIHTVKAFTGDLRLAAKYVGAGTAIADIGTHDLLNFLDWMLNKRGVSCSPKTYARRITSIKSFFRWLEETGVIREDPAAPVPQQSVLSPLPDVLTPDELDEVLEAAGAMRHAEKPDARPYTLLALLLETGIKKSECLNIHLNHIDPKAVDGPILFVRYGDVRKRYKERKLELSHEWISTYQEYLRQYDPKEKLFPWSPRRLEYLLEDVGEAAGLDKHLSFDMCRWTAALRDYQSGLDKDRIRQKLGVSKIQFREVGNKLHRLAESEGWVIEG